The following DNA comes from Terriglobales bacterium.
CGGTGTTGTCATGACCCCCTGAGGCGGTGGCGGTTATGTTGCTCATTGCCGGCGCACACAGGGGAGCGTTGTTGATAGCGCGGTTGCCGCTTCCCGAAATACCCGTGGCCGTGGCGATGATATTGGTCATTACCGGTGAAGAGCCCGTGCCGCTGCTATTTTCGTTAAACACTCCCATGTTGGACGAGCTCCCGCCCGATGCGCTGGCAATCACATTCGTCATGCCCGGCGACGAGGCGATGTTATCAACTGCTGTGTTGCTGGTTGGCCCCGAAGCATTGACCGTAACACGGGTCATCGTGCCACTCGAGCTGCTGTTAAACATGCCCGTATTATTACTTCCTCCCGTGGCGGTCGCGGTAACATCGTTCATCACCGGCGCGGAGCCGTTGACGTTGATGATCGCATAGGTGGTAGCGGCGCCAGAAGCTGTGGCCGTTACATGATTCATCACCGCAGACGAGTTGTTGTTATAGACACCCTGGCTTTGAACGGTTCCACCCGCACCGAGGGCAGTCACGTGCGTCAGCCGCGGTGAGGCAGACACATTAGCGATGCCTGTGCCAAATGAGTTACCGCCAGTATTCTTTACGGTCAGAAAACGTAATTCTGCGTTGTTTGCGCCTACGACCGTACCCGTGAGAATACTTGCGCTTCCGGCTGCCGTGATCGTGGTCACATCCTCCCCCGAGCCCTCTACATCTACGAACGGCTTCATGGTGAGTGCGCCTGTGCCCAGATCATAAATTCCCGGCTCGATCTTCAGCAGCCAGGGATTCGTGGCTGAGGCTGTGGTAATGCCTGCCAATGCATTCAGCAATGCTGTCCCGCTGGCAACTGCGTTCCCCGGAACCGGACTCACCACCACTGTGCGCATAAATGAGGTCGCGCCGCTGGCAATGGTCAGCGTCTGCCCGCTGGGGGTGATGGTGACATTGGAGCCCGCCGCGAGTGTGACGCCATCGAACAATCCGTTCAGATTTTTGACCACCTGTCCGGTTGCGATATTTCCCGCCTGGACTGCGTTGCTCGCCAACTGTGCGTTGCCGACACCACCGTTGGTGATGCTCACACTTCCCGTGCCAGTGATCGGGCTGGGAGTTGTGGTCAATCCCGTGCCTGCTGTGATGCTCACGCTGGGCACTGTGGCTGCAATCGTCAAGCTCTGACCACTGGGGGTGATGCTCACGTTCGAACCGGCGGCCAGCGTCACTCCATCGAACAATCCATTCAGGTTCTTGACTACCTGTCCGCCAGCGATATTGCCCGACTGCACTGCATTGCCGGCGATATTCGCCGCCTGCACTGCCCCGGCGGCCAACTGCTGGGTGCCAACACCGCCGTCAGCGATGCCGATGGTTCCCGCACCGGTAATGGGGTTTGGAGTTGCAGTCAATCCGTTGCTGGGCGTGATGCTTTCGTTGCTGCCTGCGGCTGCAATCGTCAGCGTCTGCCCGCTGGGAGTGATGGTGACATTTGATCCGGCTGCGAGTGTGATGCCATCGAACAATCCATTCAGGTTCTTGACCACCTGTCCGCCTGCGATATTGCCCGACTGCACTGCGTTGCTCGCCAATTGCGCGTTGCCTACACCGGCGTTCGCGATAGCAATCGTTCCCGTGCCGGTAATCGGGCTGGGCGTTGCGGTGAGGCCGGTTCCGGCTGTGATGCTCACGCCAAGAGGAGACTGCCAGCTTGCATTGCCCGAATTGTCGGAAGTGAATACCTTTCCGGCCGCAGCCCCGGTGGACATCGTGAAGGCTGCCACACTGGTGGTGCCGCCGATACTGACAATACCGTTGCTCTCAGAGACCAGAGAGTTCGTCAGCGTGTAGGTCTGAGAGATCTTCGGCAGGTTCCCGGCGGTAGCGTTGCTGCGCATAATGATGGTGTACAGTACCGGTCCTTCGAGTGAACCGGTGGGAGGCGAGACCCGCTGCCAGCGCAAGGCTGGCATCTGCTGACCCTGCGACCACACTCCCGGAGCAGGGCGCAGACTGGCTACCAGCTCAGTTTGTTTTGGCTGTTGCCCAGTCGACTGTTGAGCTTCGATCCAAGATGGGAATACGGCAAAAACCGCAAGACACACCGACAGGACCTTCAGGTTCCTGAAAGATTGCATGAAAGTTCTCCTGTAATTTTAAAGGGTCGCTCGTATTCTGACAGGGAAGACGTCGAAAGAATAGTGCTTAATATGGCAACAATCGCACTGGTTGAATGCCATGCCCGAGAAGACGCTTATCGGGAGCGCCCAAAACAGGAATGCTACCGCCTGCATGTCTGATACAAAGCAAAATCGGCCTTGATACGTGTGTTGACTCGTCCGTCTAGACCGACCATGAAACAGATTTAAGCCGCCGATTCGACAGAGCCTGTGAGGGGCAATGGTTCTTCAGAATCCGGCGCGGGAGAACATGCCTGGCGATAGATGGGATGCACTTCTTCGCCCTCCCGGAAGGTGCGATAAAAGACGGCAAAAAGAACGCAGCGCAACACGGCCAGCGTGCCAAGACAAAGATTGAACAGAAGGCCAAAATCCATACCCTTCTCCCGTAGCAGAGGCGTCGTTTACAGAGACTCTGCTTACATCTTCAGTTTGTGACATGATCCGGGCAATGGCAAATCTAAACTTTTCATAATGGGAATCAGCAAAACGAATAACGCGCCCTGGACTTCTGGGATCATGCGGATTTTTGAAACAAGTTGTCAGTACCCCTACTGGGACGCTCCGTACTTGTTGTGCAGTTCAAGATTCCCTTCCAGCACGTTGACCATTTTTTCTCCTGCCAAGCCCCTTATTGGTGTTGGCCGCCAGAGAGAACGAATGAGAGACCAGGTGCTGATCTTTAGTTCAGATATGAAATTGGACTTGGATTTGGATTTCACGTTTACGAAGATCACGTGATGGCCCAGGGCAAGCATCAACTGTTCCAGCTTCCGCTCTTGCCGGGGTGTGCGCCAATCTTTTCTTCCACCTATGACAACCAGGGCACGCGGGGCCAAAACAGATTGCAGGCATTGCTTCCGATCGCGGCAGAGATAAAGCTCAAGGCTTACCTCTTCGGCATCAATGCCCGATTCGGAAATCACAGCAAGCTGCAGCCGCTCGAGAAAATCAACCGGCACCGGAGGACGATCCAGCGGGAAGTGGAAAGGAACTACTTTGATCATCATCAGCGCAACCCGAAGGCCCAGGTTCCTGGCCAAATCGTAGGCAGTCTTCAGGGCTGCGATCGTTCCTTCCTGGGAGGTATAGATAACCGTCACTCGCAGGCGATGGTCCGAGTCCGAGTCATCCGCATTAAAACGTTCGCTGCAGGAATGCTCAGACTGAACTTCTTCAAGCCGCTTATCGTGCACTAAGGTCATTGCAGGTACAAACTTAGACCTCAAGCCCTAAGCGAGTCATAAACAAATCATGAACAATTTATAAGGGCAGAAAGGCGATTGAATCCAAGGAGTTACTTTGGAGAGCAACCAAGCTTAGCCCAGAAGAGTTAAGGGGTGTTCCAATCCTCACGCTGGAGGTGGGTCTTTATGATTAAAGATAGATCAATCACATAAAGTACGATCACGACGTCGCCGAGAACAACGGCCACATGACTTGGGGGCAACAACTGAACGATGCCCCACAGAATGAAGGCCAATCCAAGCAACAATCTCTTCAGCGACTCAATGGGCCTGGGCCGAGCCATCGGTTGCAACGAGACATACGCTAACCCGATTAACAGAAGGGGCGCTGCCGAGCTGACCTCATGTTTTGACCGCACAAAATGGGGGAAGGCATCAAGAAGCAGCAGAAAGATGCCGCGGAGAACCGCCACACTCGCGAGTCCGGCACTGACCCACCGCAAGAGACTGTGGAGTATAGATTTGGGTTCCCCGGTCAACTCGTTCAATATTGCTTTGACCTCATCCATGCCGGGCCAGAGAAAACATGAGCACAAGAATGGTGATGGGAATTGCCGCCAGCATGACATAAAACAAAACTACATTTCTCTCGGTTGAACGCCTGGGGCGCGACTGTTGTATTTCTGTACGCTCGGCCACCCCTATCTCATCGAGGTGTTCGAGGTCCCAGGCAAACTCGCGGGCGTGGGCATAGCGGTTTATGGGGTCGCGCTCCATGGCGCGATAAATGACTTCCTGCAAGGCAGGGGAAATTTCCGGATTCAGTTTTCGCGGAGGCACCGGATCATTCACCAGCCGGTCATTCATGATGGCGAGGGAAGTAGGCCCTTGAAAGGGCATTTTTCCGGTCAACATCTCATACAGCATGACGCCCAATGCGTAAATGTCGCTGCGGGCATCGCCGCGCTTGCGCTTTACCTGTTCCGGGGAGATGTAGTCAGGCGTTCCCATGGTATGAGACATTCTGCCGAAGGTCAGGCGCCGCGCCCCGGCCGCTCCGGCAATGCCGAAGTCAATGAGCTTGATATTGTCTTCCGCATCTACCATGACGTTTTCCGGCTTCAGGTCGCGGTGTACGATCTCGTGCTGATGGATGTACTCCAGCGCATGACAGATGCCAAGCGTAATCTTGATCGCGCGCTCGATGGGAAGCTTCTCCTGCTCGGTGAGGATCTTGCGCAGCAGGTTGCCTTCCAGCCACTCCATGGCCATGTAGACACGGCTCTGGTCTTCGTTGGAGATCACTTTGATAACGCAAGGATGATCGAGCTTCTTGCCGATTTCCTGCTCGCGGCGAAAGCGATCAAAGAATACGGGGTCACACTCTACCTCGGGATGCGGAACTTTAATGGCCACTGGGCAACCGGCGCGCAAATCCGTGCCACGAAAAATAGTTGTCATATAGGTGCGGGCAACCGCACTTTCGATGCGGTAGTGGTCGAGCGTGTCGCCAGGATTGATGGGTCTCATCACAGCACCTTCTGCGCCGCAATCATTGAACTTGAGGCCATCTCATAAACTGGAAATTCTGAGGAGAACAATGTTTTCGGAGAATGTTCAGAATGTCCCTCGGTGTCCATAAGATGGCTGAGCTTAAGGTAGGCGAGAGGCCCTAAATTATGCATAAACGACCCATAAATAATTTATAAAGACCACGGATAAGACACTGAAAACGCTGGGGATAGCCAATCTAGATTAATTATTCTGGCAGGCGCAAACGGTAGCCGATCCAGGGCTCGGTGAGCAGAAACTTGGGGCTTGCCGGTGTGTGCTCGATCTTCTTTCGCAAACGATTCATGAAGACCCGCAGGTATTCCTGCTCGCCTCCGTAGTCGGGCCCCCAGACTGCCTGCAGTAACTCGCGGTGGGTAATCGTCTTGTTAGGATGGGCGGCAAGATAGGAAAGCAGATCGAATTCCTTGCAGGTCAGCCGTATCTGTTCATTACGGGAGATGACTTGCCGCGCCTTGAAGTCAATCTCAATGTGTCCCAGTTGCAGATTGGTGACCTCGAATTCCGAAGAGACAGCGGCCCTTCGCAGCGCAGCGCGGATGCGCGCCAGCAATTCAGGCATACTGAAGGGCTTAGTTACGTAGTCGTCAGCTCCAGCATCGAGCGCATCGACTTTGTCTTTTTGGCTGTTGCGCACGGTAAGCATGATAATGGCTGCGTCAGAACCGACGCGGATGGCCCGGCAGGTCTCAACCCCGGTCATGCCAGGCATGTTCATATCCAGAATCACCAGATCGAACTTGGCGGAGCGGAAAAAATCTAACGCCTCGTCGCCGCTGCGAGCGTCGGTAACTTCGTAGCCATGGGTCACGAGTGTGGTCCGCATTACGCGCCGGATCTGTGGCTCGTCATCTACGATGAGAATACGTGCTTCACTCACGCTGACACCTCCTGCACGTGAGGATCTGAGTCAGCCCGATAGGGCATGATTCAACTATTACGCTAGACCTAAGGCCATAAGGGAGGAGTAAAGGGTTCGCAAATAATTCGTAAATGAGGTGTAAAGCCTCGTTCTTCATTCAATTCGATTGACCCCTGCTTGAACACAACATTAAACTAGTAAAGAGTTCCTAATCTTCCCTGTGGATACCAAAATCATTGATCCGCGCAAGCTTGTGAAGCAGATTGAGCGCATTCTGGCACAAAAACCGGTCAGGGGAAAGGACGCACCACTGGAGCAGGTGGTTGATCTTCTCTATCAGCAACGGAGATATTCTTCGATTGGTATCTATGCGCTTGTGGGCAAAAAAATTCTTGGGCTCGCCTACCGAGGGCCAGCATTATCCTGCCTGGAAGTCGCTTTGGGAATAGGTATTGTTGCCCAGAGCGGAGTCATTAAAGCAGCTCCCGAAGTCAGCCCCCAAATTATCCCTGAAGTGAACCCTGCAATCACTCCACAAACCAGCCAAGCCCTGCCAATCAGTGTGGGTTATACCGATGTTAAGCGTGGAATTGTTGTTCCCATCAAGGTCGCCGGACGGGTGCTGGGCGTAATTGACGCGGAAAGCGACAGGTTGAAGAGCTTCAGTTATCATGATCAAGTCCTGCTGAAGCAGGTGGCCTCCCGGGTGGCGCGTTATCTCATCTCAAATGGTAAGGTAGTGATGCAAAAATTACGTAGGCAATCACGGGCAACCGAGGGCAGCAGCCTTGCAACAGAAACAAACAAGGACAAGAAAATGGCGGTTGACCGTCCGTTGAGCGGAGAGAAGACCAGCAGCCTTAAAGCCACCGCAGGAGAGATGCTCCACATATGAGCACAGCCTTGATTTCTAACGCAATTAAGATCACCCCGGCCGGCCCGCGGATTGATTCGACCGAAGAACTGAAACGACTCGCCACGCGCCTGCGCATTGAGATCATAAAGATGATCGGTGCTGCGGGCAGCGGACATCCTGGCGGCTCGCTCTCTGAAGTTGAGTTGCTGGCTGCACTTTATTTCCGCGTGCTGCGGCATAACCCGAAAAATCCGGGCTGGAGAGAGCGCGACCGCTTTATCCTCAGCAAAGGCCACGGCTGCCCGGCGCTTTATGCCGTGATGGCGGAGGCAGGATATATTGATCCAGCGCTTTTATCGACGTTGCGAAAATTGGGGTCGCCACTGCAGGGGCATCCGGATAAACGCATGCTGCCGGCGCTGGAGGCCTCTACAGGATCGCTTGGCCAGGGACTTTCCATCGGGATCGGCATGGCACTGGCGGCGCAGTTAGATAAGCTCGACTACCACACCTTTGTCATGGTGGGGGACGGAGAAATTCAGGAGGGCCAGAATTGGGAGGCGGCCATGTTCGCTCCCTATCACAAGCTGAGCAACTTGACTCTCATCGTTGATTACAACCACCAGCAGCTTGATGGCTTTACCAAAGACATTCTCGACGTGGACCCATTGCCGGCAAAGTTCGCGAGCTTTGGATGGAATGCCGTGGAAATTGACGGCCACAACTTCGATGAGGTAATTCCCGCTTTGGAAAAGGCGCGGGCGAACACCAACGGTAAACCGGTGGCCATCATTGCCAACACGATTAAAGGCAAAGGCGTCTCGTTTATGGAGAATAATCCCAAGTGGCACGGGGTTGCGCCTAAGCCGGAAGAAGTTGCAGCGGCGGTAAAAGAACTGGAAAGTACGAAGTGAGAAGTATGAAGCGAGAAGTACGAATTTACGATTTCTGATTTTCGATTTACGATTTTTACTGTGAGAGATAATTCTGCATTCTTAAATCGTAATTCGTCAATCGTAATTCCCACTTTGTATTGGCAACCTGGCTCGAATCTTGCGATAAATTTTGAGCATTACTTAACTTAAGAAAAATGCACATGGCGACTACTCCGACAAAACCGAAATTCGAATTGAAGATGGGAGCAGCCACGCGCGAGGCCTACGGGCAGGCGCTGGTCGAGCTGGGCACGAAGGACCCGAACGTAGTGGTTCTGGATGCCGATCTGGCAAAATCAACCTTCAGCGCCAAGTTCCAGGAGAAGTTCCCTGAGCGCTTCTTCACCTGCGGCATTGCCGAGGCCAACATGGTGAGCATTTCGAGCGGCCTGGCGCTGTGCGGCAAGCTGACCTTTGCTTCTTCATTCGCAGTTTTTCTCTGCGACAAAGGCTACGACCAGATGCGCACCTGCGTTGCCTACCCTCGCGTGAACGCCAAGTTCTGCGGCTCACATGGCGGCATCTCCATCGGCGAAGATGGACCGAGCCAGCAATCGGTAGAAGACATTGCCCTCATGTGCGGATTGGCTGGGTTCACAGTCCTGGTTCCCTCCGATGAATTCTGTGCGCGCGCCCTGGTGCATCGCATGGCGGAGCACGTGGGACCTGTCTACATGCGCACGGCGCGTGCAAAGAGTCCCATCATCTATTCAGCCGCTGATACCTTTGAGATTGGCAAGGCGAAAGTTCACGGCGATGGCCGTGATGTGGCCATTGTCGCCTGTGGCCTTGAGGTTGGCTATGCCTTGCACGCGCAGGCGCAACTGGAAGAAGAGGGCATTCACGCCCGCGTAATTGACATGCACACCATCAAGCCGATGGATGACGACGCCGTCGCCAAGGCCGCGCAGGAGTGCGGCGCGATTGTCACTGCGGAAGAGCACCTGCTTGATGGCGGATTGGGCGCGCACGTGGCGCAGTCTGTAGCCAAGTCCAAGCCCGTGCCCATGGAGTTTGTCGGCATCCAGGACACCTACGCCGAATCGGGCACGCCCGACCAGCTTATGGAAAAGTACGGACTTACGGCGCCTCACATCGTGAAAGCTGTCCACGCCGTTCTAAAGCGGAAGAGCTAGATTTCTGATTTACGATTTTCGATTTACAGAAACGTGGTTGAATAAATGCTTAACAGAGCCAATTTATAAATTAAGACTACAGAAATCGTAAATCACAAAATCGTAATTCGTAAATCGTCCTTCCCATGCCTCGCTACGACTACCGCCAACTCGGACCAACGCCTGCAGCCGAAAAAACATTTCTTGGCTGGATTGAGTCGCTCGACCGCGAGTTTGCGAACCGCGATCCCGAGCACCGCAGTCTGGCGGTCCGCAACGCTCTGCACGAGTTGTATCTCGGCCGCGGCTACGAAGAGCCCAAGCTCACCGAAACCCTGACGCAGCAGGCATTGGTGCATTCTTTTGATCCGCGCAACGCCACGCTTGAACCCGAATACTACGGCGACGTGGACCCGGCAAAATACGCCGAGCGCAAACCGCTGATCTGGTTCTGGATGATGTATGACCGCTCGCCCGTCGGGCTGAACCACTGGCTGGGCTTCCGCGTCCGCGCTATGCTGGCGCGGCACATCTTCAAATATTGCGGTAAGAACGTAAAAATCTTCCACGGTGTCGAAATCTCCTATGGCTATAACCTGACGGTGGAAGACAACTGCACCATTCACAAATACGTTCTGCTCGATGACCGCGGTGAAATTATTCTCCATGAGGGCAGCTCGGTCTCCGATTACGCCAACGTGTACTCGCACGAGCATGACCTCAACGACGGCATGATCGTCACCAACGTTGCCACCGAGATCGGTC
Coding sequences within:
- a CDS encoding transketolase C-terminal domain-containing protein, giving the protein MATTPTKPKFELKMGAATREAYGQALVELGTKDPNVVVLDADLAKSTFSAKFQEKFPERFFTCGIAEANMVSISSGLALCGKLTFASSFAVFLCDKGYDQMRTCVAYPRVNAKFCGSHGGISIGEDGPSQQSVEDIALMCGLAGFTVLVPSDEFCARALVHRMAEHVGPVYMRTARAKSPIIYSAADTFEIGKAKVHGDGRDVAIVACGLEVGYALHAQAQLEEEGIHARVIDMHTIKPMDDDAVAKAAQECGAIVTAEEHLLDGGLGAHVAQSVAKSKPVPMEFVGIQDTYAESGTPDQLMEKYGLTAPHIVKAVHAVLKRKS
- a CDS encoding GAF domain-containing protein; translation: MDTKIIDPRKLVKQIERILAQKPVRGKDAPLEQVVDLLYQQRRYSSIGIYALVGKKILGLAYRGPALSCLEVALGIGIVAQSGVIKAAPEVSPQIIPEVNPAITPQTSQALPISVGYTDVKRGIVVPIKVAGRVLGVIDAESDRLKSFSYHDQVLLKQVASRVARYLISNGKVVMQKLRRQSRATEGSSLATETNKDKKMAVDRPLSGEKTSSLKATAGEMLHI
- a CDS encoding acyltransferase; its protein translation is MPRYDYRQLGPTPAAEKTFLGWIESLDREFANRDPEHRSLAVRNALHELYLGRGYEEPKLTETLTQQALVHSFDPRNATLEPEYYGDVDPAKYAERKPLIWFWMMYDRSPVGLNHWLGFRVRAMLARHIFKYCGKNVKIFHGVEISYGYNLTVEDNCTIHKYVLLDDRGEIILHEGSSVSDYANVYSHEHDLNDGMIVTNVATEIGPKARITYHGTVLSGVKIGEHGMLGAMGVATKDIEPYHIKGGIPARTLKVKTIAPPGQPPSPEKK
- a CDS encoding transketolase, coding for MSTALISNAIKITPAGPRIDSTEELKRLATRLRIEIIKMIGAAGSGHPGGSLSEVELLAALYFRVLRHNPKNPGWRERDRFILSKGHGCPALYAVMAEAGYIDPALLSTLRKLGSPLQGHPDKRMLPALEASTGSLGQGLSIGIGMALAAQLDKLDYHTFVMVGDGEIQEGQNWEAAMFAPYHKLSNLTLIVDYNHQQLDGFTKDILDVDPLPAKFASFGWNAVEIDGHNFDEVIPALEKARANTNGKPVAIIANTIKGKGVSFMENNPKWHGVAPKPEEVAAAVKELESTK
- a CDS encoding serine/threonine-protein kinase; the encoded protein is MRPINPGDTLDHYRIESAVARTYMTTIFRGTDLRAGCPVAIKVPHPEVECDPVFFDRFRREQEIGKKLDHPCVIKVISNEDQSRVYMAMEWLEGNLLRKILTEQEKLPIERAIKITLGICHALEYIHQHEIVHRDLKPENVMVDAEDNIKLIDFGIAGAAGARRLTFGRMSHTMGTPDYISPEQVKRKRGDARSDIYALGVMLYEMLTGKMPFQGPTSLAIMNDRLVNDPVPPRKLNPEISPALQEVIYRAMERDPINRYAHAREFAWDLEHLDEIGVAERTEIQQSRPRRSTERNVVLFYVMLAAIPITILVLMFSLARHG
- a CDS encoding response regulator transcription factor, giving the protein MSEARILIVDDEPQIRRVMRTTLVTHGYEVTDARSGDEALDFFRSAKFDLVILDMNMPGMTGVETCRAIRVGSDAAIIMLTVRNSQKDKVDALDAGADDYVTKPFSMPELLARIRAALRRAAVSSEFEVTNLQLGHIEIDFKARQVISRNEQIRLTCKEFDLLSYLAAHPNKTITHRELLQAVWGPDYGGEQEYLRVFMNRLRKKIEHTPASPKFLLTEPWIGYRLRLPE